A portion of the Mytilus galloprovincialis chromosome 12, xbMytGall1.hap1.1, whole genome shotgun sequence genome contains these proteins:
- the LOC143055441 gene encoding uncharacterized protein LOC143055441 isoform X1, with the protein MGSGSSKEKSNDVRITSQNTDKKSDALSPKSQVNSNSAVKSENIKNSKNKLSDKQLNGNTNKLARIENNNKTNSRIPQPFDDSDDDADDLLKDEWRSKKNYNGNKNTDINSNGKVKTWQPPEPPKGDYPETYAQKLQREQYTQQQLLRQKTIYRNPDEWEIDQRKTSPNGSLWNVSQQSFDVSKFKEVNKTLPKTDIFGPVSNNDYSFGNVDDDNYYRTMNNNRKKSIPRYDVSEEDLMNDIESHYY; encoded by the exons ATGGGTTCAGGTTCTAGCAAAGAGAAATCAAACGATGTTCGGATAACTTCACAAAACACAGACAAGAAATCGGACGCATTGTCCCCAAAATCACAAGTGAATTCAAATAGCGCAGTGAAAAGTGAAAATATCAAGAACTCAAAAAACAAGTTGTCAGACAAACAATTAAACGGGAATACGAACAAGTTAGCTcgaattgaaaataataataaaacaaattcacGGATTCCTCAACCTTTCGATGATAGCGACGACGATGCCGATGACTTGTTGAAAGATGAATGGAGAAGTAAGAAAAATTATAATGGAAATAAAAATACGGACATTAATTCAAATGGCAAAGTGAAAACATGGCAACCTCCCGAGCCTCCAAAAGGGGATTATCCCGAAACGTATGCTCAAAAGTTACAAAGAGAGCAATATACACAACAACAGCTTTTAAGACAAAAGACAATTTACAGAAATCCAGACGAATGGGAAATAGATCAG CGTAAAACATCTCCGAACGGATCACTATGGAAC GTTTCTCAGCAAAGTTTTGATGTATCTAAATTCAAAGAGGTTAACAAAACTCTG ccAAAAACTGATATTTTTGGACCTGTATCAAATAATG ATTACTCGTTTGGTAATGTGGATGACGATAATTACTACAGAACAATGAATAACAACAGAAAAAA ATCCATACCAAGATACGATGTAAGCGAGGAAGACCTAATGAACGATATTGAAAGTCACTATTACTAA
- the LOC143055441 gene encoding uncharacterized protein LOC143055441 isoform X2, which yields MGSGSSKEKSNDVRITSQNTDKKSDALSPKSQVNSNSAVKSENIKNSKNKLSDKQLNGNTNKLARIENNNKTNSRIPQPFDDSDDDADDLLKDEWRSKKNYNGNKNTDINSNGKVKTWQPPEPPKGDYPETYAQKLQREQYTQQQLLRQKTIYRNPDEWEIDQVSQQSFDVSKFKEVNKTLPKTDIFGPVSNNDYSFGNVDDDNYYRTMNNNRKKSIPRYDVSEEDLMNDIESHYY from the exons ATGGGTTCAGGTTCTAGCAAAGAGAAATCAAACGATGTTCGGATAACTTCACAAAACACAGACAAGAAATCGGACGCATTGTCCCCAAAATCACAAGTGAATTCAAATAGCGCAGTGAAAAGTGAAAATATCAAGAACTCAAAAAACAAGTTGTCAGACAAACAATTAAACGGGAATACGAACAAGTTAGCTcgaattgaaaataataataaaacaaattcacGGATTCCTCAACCTTTCGATGATAGCGACGACGATGCCGATGACTTGTTGAAAGATGAATGGAGAAGTAAGAAAAATTATAATGGAAATAAAAATACGGACATTAATTCAAATGGCAAAGTGAAAACATGGCAACCTCCCGAGCCTCCAAAAGGGGATTATCCCGAAACGTATGCTCAAAAGTTACAAAGAGAGCAATATACACAACAACAGCTTTTAAGACAAAAGACAATTTACAGAAATCCAGACGAATGGGAAATAGATCAG GTTTCTCAGCAAAGTTTTGATGTATCTAAATTCAAAGAGGTTAACAAAACTCTG ccAAAAACTGATATTTTTGGACCTGTATCAAATAATG ATTACTCGTTTGGTAATGTGGATGACGATAATTACTACAGAACAATGAATAACAACAGAAAAAA ATCCATACCAAGATACGATGTAAGCGAGGAAGACCTAATGAACGATATTGAAAGTCACTATTACTAA